A stretch of the Sulfurospirillum sp. UCH001 genome encodes the following:
- a CDS encoding ATP-binding protein, translating into MKQFTLFVLSLVLLSTALFSSTETFLNKKEKAYIDAKPVLNVYVEPDVYFYSYTYDNYLNGYAIHYLRLLARKLDVDLNFVTNISREEAKKQLASGMLDAALFPSFEPLDDTAFQFSKFPIGVLQPALLLPKIYQLSPTLESIEKLRIVMLKEDAFATTIKEKNPDASIEIVNSVEEAVVKVAEQEADLAIGLHEIFTVHLESKMISSLQSIPLHNNADFPMVKMYLTTAKENIVFISILNKAMAEIDYKEMVFARNRFFPSNSFRQTNIKVPLSQDEKFFLMGQHVLQFCAIPNSLPYGDIVQNRYDGMGADVIALLEKNLDIPLQLVPTRSKEESIQKLLSHKCDFIAMTSESLDTDAKIAVTSSLLDVPLVVLTTDDRGYVSDFKEIAQRPFAIQKDHPMISNLHATFPSLTLSLVHTELEGLKGVEEGKYYGFITSNFTVSHLFSHHIANNLKVSAQIPLSMPIGFALLSDNQPLRSILEQTTQSVLKEEMPRLIQKWIPERSPKGFDYSVVLQLVFFFILFSAIAFALYFEMRLKKSRLEEATKSLDTLNHELESRIKKEVEISREKDMVMYRQSRFASMGEMIGNIAHQWRQPLMELSAILMDLQAAIHFKAKVTEHDVVDTIVSSNRVIQFMSRTIDDFRNFFSPQKELNAFCINEVVAEAINIMKATLHHHRITLEVVEHLPNAMAYGLKNEYAQVIINLISNAKDILIARAIAKGRIVIEIDQNVEYSKVSVIDNAGGIKDEDFSHIFEPFFTKEKSNGTGIGLFMSRMIIENNMKGIITVGNVDDGVAFCVTVPRPR; encoded by the coding sequence ATGAAGCAATTCACCCTTTTTGTTCTCTCATTGGTTTTACTGTCAACTGCGCTGTTTTCAAGTACAGAAACTTTTTTAAACAAAAAAGAGAAAGCCTACATCGATGCGAAACCTGTTTTGAACGTCTATGTCGAACCTGATGTCTATTTTTACAGTTATACGTATGATAATTATTTAAACGGTTATGCCATTCATTATTTGCGTCTTTTGGCAAGAAAACTCGATGTCGATCTTAACTTTGTAACCAACATCTCACGAGAAGAGGCAAAGAAACAACTTGCTTCTGGAATGTTAGATGCCGCACTTTTCCCAAGTTTTGAGCCATTGGACGACACTGCGTTTCAGTTTAGCAAATTTCCCATTGGCGTTTTACAACCTGCTTTGTTGTTGCCAAAGATTTATCAGCTTTCCCCGACATTAGAGTCGATTGAAAAATTGCGTATTGTCATGCTCAAAGAAGATGCGTTTGCTACTACGATCAAAGAGAAAAATCCTGATGCCAGCATTGAAATCGTAAACAGTGTAGAAGAGGCTGTCGTAAAAGTGGCGGAACAAGAGGCAGACCTCGCCATTGGATTACATGAAATTTTTACGGTGCATTTAGAGTCTAAAATGATCTCTTCTTTGCAAAGTATCCCTTTGCATAATAATGCAGATTTTCCGATGGTAAAGATGTATCTCACAACAGCAAAGGAAAATATTGTATTTATCTCCATCTTAAACAAGGCTATGGCAGAGATTGACTACAAAGAGATGGTCTTTGCACGAAATCGTTTTTTTCCTTCTAACTCTTTTCGTCAAACCAACATCAAAGTCCCCCTCAGCCAAGATGAAAAATTCTTTTTGATGGGACAGCATGTTTTACAGTTTTGTGCTATTCCAAACAGCCTTCCATACGGCGATATCGTGCAAAATCGCTATGATGGAATGGGTGCAGATGTAATCGCTCTTTTGGAAAAGAATTTGGATATTCCACTCCAACTTGTGCCTACACGTTCAAAAGAAGAGTCCATTCAAAAGTTACTCAGTCATAAATGCGATTTTATTGCTATGACAAGTGAATCTTTAGATACGGATGCAAAAATAGCCGTTACATCGTCTCTTTTAGATGTGCCTCTTGTAGTGTTAACCACTGATGATAGGGGTTATGTCTCAGACTTTAAAGAGATTGCACAGCGTCCGTTTGCGATACAAAAAGACCATCCAATGATTTCTAATTTACATGCTACATTTCCCTCTTTAACACTAAGCTTAGTGCATACAGAGCTAGAAGGCTTAAAAGGCGTAGAAGAGGGGAAATATTATGGATTTATTACCTCCAATTTTACAGTTTCTCATCTCTTTTCACACCATATCGCCAATAACCTCAAAGTATCTGCACAAATTCCACTTTCTATGCCTATTGGTTTTGCACTTTTATCGGACAATCAGCCTTTGCGTTCTATTTTAGAGCAAACAACGCAGAGTGTCTTAAAAGAAGAAATGCCACGGTTAATCCAGAAGTGGATTCCTGAACGTTCCCCAAAAGGGTTTGATTACAGTGTTGTTTTGCAGCTCGTATTCTTTTTTATTCTTTTCTCTGCCATTGCTTTTGCGCTTTATTTTGAGATGAGGCTAAAAAAGAGCCGCCTAGAAGAGGCTACAAAATCTTTAGATACCCTAAACCACGAATTAGAATCACGTATTAAAAAAGAAGTTGAAATCAGCCGTGAAAAAGATATGGTGATGTATCGCCAAAGTAGGTTCGCAAGTATGGGTGAGATGATAGGCAACATCGCACATCAATGGCGACAACCATTGATGGAATTATCGGCAATTTTGATGGATTTGCAAGCGGCGATTCATTTTAAGGCCAAAGTCACAGAACATGATGTGGTCGATACCATTGTCTCTTCAAACCGAGTCATTCAATTTATGTCTCGAACCATTGATGATTTTAGAAATTTCTTTTCACCGCAAAAAGAGCTAAATGCTTTTTGTATTAATGAAGTGGTGGCTGAAGCGATCAACATTATGAAAGCGACTTTGCATCATCACCGCATTACATTAGAAGTCGTTGAACATCTACCCAATGCTATGGCATATGGGCTCAAAAATGAGTATGCGCAAGTGATCATCAACTTGATTTCAAATGCAAAGGATATTTTAATTGCAAGGGCCATAGCGAAGGGACGTATTGTCATTGAAATCGATCAAAATGTAGAATATTCGAAAGTTTCTGTCATTGATAATGCTGGAGGTATTAAAGATGAAGATTTTTCTCATATTTTTGAACCTTTTTTTACAAAAGAGAAGAGTAATGGTACAGGTATTGGGTTGTTTATGTCTCGAATGATTATTGAAAATAATATGAAGGGTATTATTACGGTTGGAAATGTCGATGATGGTGTGGCGTTTTGTGTAACGGTTCCAAGACCTCGTTAG